The following are from one region of the Amylibacter sp. IMCC11727 genome:
- the hisD gene encoding histidinol dehydrogenase codes for MAITYLKTARSAEARADDDAKTRAIVESTLKQIETGGDAAVRELSEKFDNYSPASFKLSQDEIDALIDSLTDRELADIKFAQQNVRDFAQAQRDSMLDIEVEPMPGVILGHKNIPVQSVGCYVPGGKFPMVASAHMSVATASVAGVPRIIACTPPFQGKPNAAVIAAMHLGGAHEIYVMGGIQAIGAMALGTESIDPVHMLVGPGNAFVAEAKRQLFGRVGIDLFAGPTETMVIADDTVDGELCATDLLGQAEHGYNSPAVLLTNSQKLADDTLAEIDRILKILPTADTASVSWEEYGEVILCDTYDEMLAVADDIASEHVQVMTDRDDWFLENMTCYGALFLGPRTNVSNGDKVIGTNHTLPTKKAGRYTGGLWVGKYLKTHSYQKITTDEAATLMGEYGSRLCMLEGFVGHAEQCNVRVRRYGGINVPYGEGAPYRDAAE; via the coding sequence ATGGCCATCACGTATCTTAAAACCGCCCGCAGCGCCGAAGCCCGCGCAGACGACGATGCAAAAACACGCGCAATTGTGGAAAGCACGCTGAAACAGATTGAAACAGGGGGTGATGCCGCCGTGCGCGAATTGTCGGAAAAATTCGACAATTATTCTCCTGCGTCTTTCAAACTGTCCCAAGATGAAATCGACGCATTGATTGACTCCCTGACAGACCGTGAATTGGCCGACATCAAATTCGCCCAGCAAAACGTGCGCGATTTCGCCCAAGCCCAGCGCGACAGCATGCTCGATATCGAAGTTGAGCCGATGCCTGGTGTGATCTTGGGGCACAAAAACATCCCCGTGCAATCCGTTGGCTGTTACGTGCCAGGCGGTAAATTTCCGATGGTCGCCTCTGCCCACATGTCCGTCGCCACCGCCTCCGTGGCAGGTGTGCCGCGTATCATCGCCTGCACGCCACCGTTTCAGGGCAAACCCAACGCAGCCGTCATCGCCGCCATGCACTTGGGCGGCGCACATGAAATTTACGTCATGGGCGGCATTCAGGCCATTGGCGCAATGGCCCTTGGCACCGAATCCATCGACCCCGTGCACATGCTCGTCGGCCCAGGCAACGCCTTTGTCGCCGAAGCCAAACGCCAGTTGTTTGGCCGCGTGGGCATCGACCTGTTCGCAGGCCCAACCGAAACCATGGTTATCGCGGATGACACCGTGGATGGCGAACTCTGCGCGACCGATCTGCTCGGCCAAGCCGAACACGGCTACAACTCCCCCGCAGTCCTGCTGACCAACTCGCAAAAGCTGGCGGATGACACATTGGCTGAAATCGACCGCATCCTGAAAATCCTGCCCACCGCCGACACGGCGTCTGTGTCTTGGGAAGAATACGGCGAAGTGATCCTCTGTGACACTTACGATGAAATGCTTGCCGTTGCGGACGATATCGCATCTGAACACGTCCAAGTCATGACCGACCGCGATGACTGGTTCCTTGAAAACATGACCTGCTATGGCGCCCTCTTCCTCGGCCCACGTACGAACGTATCAAACGGCGACAAAGTGATCGGCACCAACCACACCTTGCCCACCAAAAAGGCAGGCCGCTACACGGGTGGTCTCTGGGTTGGCAAGTACCTCAAAACCCACAGCTACCAGAAAATCACCACGGACGAGGCTGCAACCCTCATGGGCGAATACGGCTCGCGGCTGTGCATGCTCGAAGGGTTCGTCGGCCACGCCGAACAGTGCAACGTGCGTGTGCGCCGTTACGGTGGCATCAATGTGCCTTATGGCGAGGGCGCGCCCTACCGCGACGCCGCTGAATAA
- a CDS encoding ester cyclase — MTDPTAKYREALYHCDPATARAELVSASAEDAKMRLSYPFETMDGPAAFFDAALVPLSQAIPDLERRDTIHTQGTCQNGHVWVGLCGYYTGTFLHPFLDIPPTGRMAHMRFHEFYRVEAGKIVEMQAIWDIPELMMQAGAWPMAPSLGREWLAPAPATQDGLNRSASTSDQNAANCQIVIDMLEHMIKHPSQGGPEVMELDRFWHRHFSWYGPAGIGTGRGASGFRDIHQIPFLAAMPDRGQYEDEITHHFFADGPYVAVTGWPNMAQSVLNDGWMGIAPSGKKITMRSLDFWRIENGLIRENWVLVDILSVYAQLGVDVLARMREFNKMKPPYQGRTP; from the coding sequence ATGACAGATCCCACGGCAAAATATCGCGAAGCCCTCTATCACTGCGATCCCGCAACGGCGCGCGCCGAACTGGTGTCCGCTAGTGCGGAAGATGCAAAAATGCGCCTCAGCTATCCGTTTGAAACTATGGACGGCCCCGCCGCATTTTTCGACGCCGCTCTCGTCCCGCTCAGCCAAGCAATCCCAGACCTAGAGCGCCGTGACACCATCCACACCCAAGGCACCTGCCAAAACGGTCACGTCTGGGTCGGCCTCTGTGGGTACTACACAGGCACTTTCCTACACCCGTTCCTCGATATCCCACCAACGGGCCGCATGGCCCACATGCGCTTTCACGAATTCTATCGCGTTGAAGCAGGCAAAATCGTCGAAATGCAAGCGATCTGGGACATTCCCGAACTGATGATGCAAGCAGGTGCTTGGCCCATGGCCCCGAGCCTTGGCCGCGAATGGCTCGCACCCGCACCTGCCACCCAAGACGGGCTCAACCGCTCTGCATCAACTTCAGATCAAAACGCGGCAAACTGCCAGATCGTGATCGACATGCTCGAACATATGATCAAACACCCCTCCCAAGGTGGCCCCGAAGTGATGGAGCTGGACCGCTTCTGGCACAGACACTTCTCTTGGTACGGCCCCGCTGGTATCGGCACAGGGCGTGGCGCATCGGGGTTTCGCGACATCCACCAAATCCCCTTCCTCGCCGCCATGCCCGACCGTGGCCAGTATGAAGATGAAATCACCCACCACTTCTTTGCTGACGGTCCTTATGTGGCGGTCACAGGCTGGCCTAATATGGCGCAATCCGTGCTGAACGATGGCTGGATGGGAATCGCCCCATCGGGCAAGAAAATCACCATGCGCAGCCTTGATTTCTGGCGCATCGAAAACGGGCTCATTCGGGAAAACTGGGTGCTCGTCGACATCCTTTCCGTATATGCACAGCTCGGCGTTGACGTACTGGCCCGCATGCGCGAATTCAACAAGATGAAACCACCCTACCAAGGACGCACACCATGA
- a CDS encoding SDR family oxidoreductase produces the protein MTLPRTPSFRLDGKRALVTGGTSGIGLGCAVSLAEYGAHVTLAARNVDRMKDAAEEMRANGWSVDTMAMDVADIAAMQAKIAEADTFDICVNSAGYARHAPAVDTTEDDFDAMTDLNAKGAYFLAQSIAKGLIAAKKPGSIIQITSQMAHVGGQERAVYCGSKHAVEGYTKAQAIEWGPHGIRVNTICPTFVRTPLTEQTFKRPELVAWIEDKIKLGRIGEVEDIMGATLFLASDASALITGTHILVDGGWTAD, from the coding sequence ATGACCCTGCCCCGCACACCCTCCTTCCGTCTTGATGGCAAACGCGCTCTTGTCACAGGTGGCACATCTGGCATCGGCCTTGGCTGTGCTGTGTCGCTGGCTGAATACGGCGCACACGTTACCCTCGCAGCACGCAATGTGGACCGCATGAAAGACGCCGCCGAAGAAATGCGCGCCAACGGCTGGTCCGTTGATACTATGGCCATGGACGTGGCTGACATCGCCGCCATGCAGGCCAAAATCGCCGAAGCGGACACATTTGACATTTGCGTCAACTCCGCTGGCTATGCCCGTCACGCGCCAGCGGTGGACACCACCGAAGATGACTTTGACGCGATGACCGACCTCAACGCCAAGGGCGCATATTTCCTTGCACAGTCCATCGCCAAAGGCCTGATTGCGGCGAAAAAACCGGGCTCCATCATCCAGATCACCAGCCAAATGGCACATGTTGGCGGCCAAGAACGCGCCGTTTACTGCGGCTCCAAACACGCGGTCGAAGGCTACACCAAGGCGCAAGCCATCGAATGGGGCCCCCACGGCATCCGCGTTAATACCATCTGCCCCACCTTCGTGCGTACACCGCTCACCGAACAAACCTTCAAACGCCCCGAACTCGTGGCCTGGATCGAAGACAAAATCAAATTGGGGCGCATCGGCGAAGTCGAAGACATCATGGGCGCCACCCTGTTTCTTGCTTCCGATGCCTCTGCCCTTATCACAGGCACGCACATCCTCGTGGACGGAGGCTGGACAGCCGACTGA
- a CDS encoding LacI family DNA-binding transcriptional regulator, which produces MPNDKVTSLDVAKRAGVSQSAVSRVFTKGASASQKTVDKVKKAAEELGYRPNVLARSLITGRSRIIGLVVAYLDNYFYPEALEKLSNALQSRGYHVMVFMASNTTENIESIVADMLDYQVDGIVAASVSMSSNLADRCATAGIPLVFFNRSQAGEGLSCVTSDNFAGGQKVAAFLATHKPNRIGYIAGWEGASTQRDREAGFTAGLTAAGLSIQSRTIGNFHTDQARQAAIEMFSKPDHPDAVFVANDHMAFAVMDVLRSDLAKHVPDDVKLVGFDDVPPAAWPAYDLTTVRQRANQMVDETVNLLMETIEDGTPKPRTIEIDGPLIIRGSAPDPKG; this is translated from the coding sequence ATGCCCAACGATAAGGTAACATCCCTCGACGTTGCCAAACGGGCAGGCGTTTCCCAATCTGCGGTTTCCCGCGTGTTCACCAAAGGCGCGTCCGCCAGCCAGAAAACCGTGGATAAGGTGAAAAAAGCCGCCGAAGAACTTGGGTATCGCCCGAACGTCCTCGCACGCTCGTTGATCACAGGCCGCTCGCGCATCATCGGCCTCGTGGTCGCGTATCTCGACAACTACTTCTACCCAGAAGCACTCGAAAAACTCTCAAACGCGCTTCAATCTCGCGGCTACCATGTAATGGTTTTCATGGCCTCCAACACCACGGAAAACATCGAAAGCATCGTGGCGGACATGCTCGATTACCAAGTAGACGGCATCGTCGCGGCCTCTGTGTCCATGTCTTCAAACCTCGCGGATCGCTGTGCCACGGCAGGCATCCCGCTGGTGTTTTTCAACCGCTCGCAAGCGGGCGAAGGCTTGTCCTGCGTTACGTCAGACAATTTCGCAGGTGGCCAAAAAGTTGCCGCCTTCCTAGCCACGCACAAACCCAACCGCATTGGCTACATCGCAGGATGGGAAGGCGCATCGACCCAGCGCGACCGCGAAGCAGGTTTCACCGCTGGCCTGACCGCCGCTGGCCTGTCGATCCAGTCGCGCACCATTGGCAATTTTCACACAGATCAAGCCCGCCAAGCCGCCATCGAAATGTTTTCCAAACCCGATCACCCAGATGCGGTGTTTGTGGCCAACGATCACATGGCCTTTGCCGTGATGGATGTGCTGCGCTCTGACCTTGCTAAACATGTGCCCGATGATGTGAAACTCGTCGGCTTTGATGATGTGCCCCCCGCTGCCTGGCCAGCCTATGATCTTACGACTGTGCGCCAACGGGCCAACCAAATGGTCGATGAAACCGTCAATCTGCTGATGGAAACCATCGAAGACGGCACCCCGAAACCCAGAACAATCGAAATTGACGGACCGCTAATCATTCGCGGCTCCGCGCCAGACCCAAAAGGATAA
- a CDS encoding ester cyclase, giving the protein MRGFDNRWKDFPDYIIGITKEIWEDRGLATLHDYYAPDIPVRSPASMVIGNQDVIAATMATLAEFPDRTLYGEDVIWSGTPEDGMLSSHRLHSTATHTGDGAYGKATGKRLQYRIIADCHAINNQINDEWLIRDQGAIVRQMGWDPADYARDSIAREGGPENCVQPFTPAIDQPGPYKGRGNDNEWGQKYADILTRIMGADLAVIPAEYDRACQLEYAGGRSGLSHGDADRFWTSLRSSFPNAKFTIEHQIGRDDPMMPPRAAIRWGLHGKHEGWGAFGTPTGAEVYIMGASHAEFGPWGLRREYTLFDETAVWKQIILATGAVE; this is encoded by the coding sequence ATGCGTGGATTTGACAACCGCTGGAAAGATTTCCCCGACTACATCATCGGCATCACCAAAGAAATCTGGGAAGATCGCGGCCTTGCGACCCTGCACGATTATTACGCACCCGACATTCCCGTACGCTCGCCCGCGTCTATGGTGATTGGCAACCAAGATGTGATCGCGGCCACAATGGCTACGCTCGCAGAGTTTCCCGACCGCACGCTTTACGGCGAAGACGTGATTTGGAGCGGCACACCAGAAGACGGCATGTTGTCTTCGCACCGTCTGCATTCCACCGCCACGCACACTGGCGACGGGGCCTACGGCAAAGCAACGGGCAAACGCCTGCAATACCGCATCATCGCGGACTGCCATGCCATCAACAACCAGATCAATGATGAATGGCTGATCCGCGATCAGGGCGCCATCGTGCGCCAAATGGGCTGGGACCCTGCTGATTATGCGCGGGATTCCATTGCACGCGAAGGTGGGCCAGAAAACTGCGTGCAGCCGTTCACACCTGCAATCGACCAACCTGGCCCTTACAAAGGCCGCGGCAATGACAACGAATGGGGCCAAAAATACGCGGACATTCTGACCCGCATCATGGGCGCGGATCTTGCTGTTATTCCCGCCGAATACGACCGCGCCTGCCAGTTGGAATACGCGGGCGGACGCTCTGGCCTGTCCCACGGCGACGCCGATAGATTCTGGACCTCCCTGCGGTCCTCCTTCCCCAACGCCAAATTCACCATCGAACATCAGATTGGCCGTGATGACCCGATGATGCCGCCCCGTGCTGCCATCCGTTGGGGCCTACACGGCAAACACGAAGGCTGGGGCGCGTTTGGCACCCCCACTGGGGCCGAGGTTTACATCATGGGCGCAAGCCATGCGGAATTCGGCCCTTGGGGCCTGCGCCGTGAATACACGCTGTTTGACGAAACCGCCGTCTGGAAACAAATCATCCTTGCGACAGGAGCCGTTGAGTGA